The following are from one region of the Thiocapsa rosea genome:
- a CDS encoding cyclase family protein — MTKPRWQHRPDGSTWGDWGADDQLGRLNLIGPEQVLKGVAEVKTGKTFCLSLPLDYPGGQVLSPVRHPPQLRPVIRNKAPYYNYVWRDFDPRLTDVASDDAVLLYTQYSTQWDSLAHRGALFDADGDGVPEPVYYNGFRAGEHIVMDADQGVAAHALGIEQMAVHGVQGRGVLVDLHRHFGETPRKEVGYAELMRVMQIDGVTAEPGDILCLWTGLDQAIMRMQGKPDPSIKQACAVLDGRDNELLQWITDSGVAAIVADNLAVESVGKPLPEGYMGTSLPLHEHCLFKLGVHLGELWYLADLAEWLRTHGRSRFLLTAPPLRLPGAVGSPVTPIATV; from the coding sequence ATGACAAAACCAAGATGGCAGCATCGCCCCGACGGCTCAACCTGGGGCGACTGGGGCGCCGACGATCAGCTCGGCCGTCTCAATCTGATCGGCCCCGAGCAGGTCCTTAAAGGGGTCGCCGAGGTCAAGACCGGCAAGACCTTTTGCCTCAGCCTGCCGCTCGACTATCCGGGTGGGCAGGTCCTGAGCCCGGTGCGGCATCCACCGCAATTGCGCCCGGTCATCCGCAACAAGGCCCCGTACTACAACTATGTCTGGCGCGACTTCGATCCACGGCTGACCGATGTCGCCAGCGATGACGCGGTGCTCTTGTATACCCAGTACTCCACGCAATGGGATAGTCTGGCTCATCGCGGTGCACTCTTCGACGCCGATGGCGACGGTGTTCCGGAGCCGGTCTACTACAACGGATTCCGCGCCGGCGAGCATATCGTCATGGATGCTGACCAGGGGGTCGCGGCGCATGCGCTCGGGATCGAGCAGATGGCCGTTCACGGCGTTCAAGGGCGAGGAGTCCTGGTCGATCTGCATCGTCACTTCGGCGAAACGCCGCGCAAGGAGGTCGGATACGCGGAACTGATGCGTGTGATGCAGATTGACGGCGTGACTGCGGAGCCGGGCGATATCCTCTGTCTCTGGACCGGGCTCGACCAGGCCATCATGCGGATGCAAGGGAAGCCCGATCCATCCATCAAGCAGGCGTGTGCGGTTCTGGACGGGCGGGACAATGAACTGCTGCAGTGGATCACCGACAGCGGTGTCGCCGCCATCGTCGCCGACAATCTGGCCGTTGAATCGGTCGGTAAACCGTTGCCCGAAGGTTACATGGGCACGAGCCTGCCGCTGCATGAACACTGCCTCTTCAAACTGGGCGTGCATCTCGGCGAGCTTTGGTATCTGGCCGATCTGGCTGAGTGGCTGCGTACGCACGGCAGATCGAGGTTTTTGTTGACGGCACCGCCGCTGCGGCTACCGGGCGCGGTTGGGTCGCCGGTGACGCCGATTGCGACCGTTTGA
- a CDS encoding ISL3 family transposase: MSTGQPPEVAAVDSASLFTVALGLQTPWEVREVAFDPKAGRIDFAVGFARGTRFICPHCGAEHQPVHDTQAREWRHLNFFQFQAYIQAKVPRVRCGACGKTTQVEVPWARPGTGFTQLMEALIVALCRAMTVRQVAQLLGVSDMRVWRVLDHYVEQARAQEDFSGVTAVGLDETAARRGHHYISLFHDLEAPRLLFATEGRKAEVVAQFADDLEAHGGCAENIRDVCIDMSGSYRSGVEEQLPWANITFDEFHVIQLANQAVDAVRRAEVKSTPVLKRSRYIWLKDQQDWSRRQLRQYVDLRRLNLKTHRAYRIKESLREIFRLANSREEAEALLTRWYSWARRCRLAPMKDFAKTVKTHWDGILNAFDSKLTNGRVEAANGLIQAAKAKARGYGTVRHLITIAYLVAGKLTHLPACPFANKQCAKAST, encoded by the coding sequence ATGTCCACAGGCCAACCGCCGGAGGTCGCCGCCGTGGATTCCGCATCCTTGTTCACCGTCGCGTTGGGGCTGCAGACACCTTGGGAGGTCCGCGAGGTGGCCTTCGATCCGAAGGCCGGACGCATCGATTTCGCGGTCGGCTTCGCCCGCGGGACCCGCTTTATCTGCCCGCACTGCGGGGCGGAGCACCAGCCGGTGCATGACACGCAGGCGCGGGAATGGCGTCATCTGAACTTCTTCCAGTTCCAGGCCTACATTCAGGCCAAGGTGCCGCGGGTGCGCTGCGGCGCCTGCGGCAAGACCACCCAAGTCGAGGTGCCGTGGGCGCGTCCCGGCACCGGCTTCACCCAGTTGATGGAGGCACTGATCGTCGCCTTGTGCCGGGCGATGACGGTGCGTCAGGTCGCGCAGCTGCTCGGGGTAAGCGACATGCGCGTGTGGCGGGTGCTCGATCATTATGTTGAGCAAGCGCGTGCGCAGGAGGACTTCTCCGGCGTCACCGCCGTCGGTCTGGACGAGACCGCAGCGCGGCGCGGGCACCATTACATCAGTCTCTTTCACGATCTGGAGGCGCCGCGGCTGTTGTTCGCCACCGAGGGGCGCAAGGCCGAGGTGGTCGCGCAGTTCGCCGACGACCTCGAGGCCCACGGCGGCTGCGCGGAGAACATCCGCGATGTCTGCATCGACATGTCGGGGAGCTACCGCAGCGGGGTCGAGGAACAGCTGCCGTGGGCGAACATCACCTTCGATGAATTCCACGTCATCCAGCTGGCCAATCAGGCCGTGGATGCGGTGCGCCGCGCGGAGGTCAAATCCACGCCCGTGCTCAAGCGCAGCCGCTACATCTGGCTCAAGGACCAACAGGACTGGAGCCGCCGTCAGCTGCGCCAGTACGTCGATCTGCGCCGCCTCAACCTCAAGACCCACCGTGCCTACCGCATCAAGGAGAGCCTGCGCGAGATCTTCCGCCTGGCCAACTCCCGCGAGGAGGCCGAGGCGTTGCTCACACGCTGGTACAGCTGGGCCCGGCGCTGCCGCCTCGCGCCGATGAAGGACTTCGCCAAGACCGTCAAAACCCATTGGGACGGCATCCTCAACGCCTTCGATTCCAAGCTCACCAACGGCCGCGTCGAGGCGGCGAACGGGCTGATTCAGGCGGCTAAGGCCAAGGCCCGCGGCTACGGCACCGTGCGCCATCTCATCACCATCGCCTACCTGGTCGCAGGCAAGCTCACGCATCTGCCGGCGTGTCCGTTTGCGAACAAACAGTGTGCGAAGGCATCAACATGA